One stretch of Toxoplasma gondii ME49 chromosome XI, whole genome shotgun sequence DNA includes these proteins:
- a CDS encoding hypothetical protein (encoded by transcript TGME49_312175) — protein sequence MGEKLPQSGWIREVTEHLLLIETRNRLLFEATQALSSDEEQEECGWRKESGDRGEGENAANEAAAGMRRENGERDGVQSHRVEGGNGSKDAVDRKKADSETGLPTTAQIAERGSFRSRRQAEVSLSSSLMQQPNRNSSASPNGFHPPRSSTSSSACVAPSHPFSSSPCDFWSRSNCHDLQMAHLSADLRDMDFFPCRLLAVKKHATRTDVLLLLLTDGVSTVLAALKPPSPSPAVLSSSFSPPRPASSVPAASSSVHLPYASSFPRPQGSGSSLSSSLSSGPAACKARNRASRRSVGRRRHRAASRSTLCPGVAPTVGERKSGDKPSEERKSGGDSRNRGTEEGERRRGREAADGGTLVTADKGDKEAEGRARTAGERQREALFTRPQTVAGSEDGGGRYMKAHNLQKVAGEGRQDARQVEAETLWCQLIEKHWASTGAPWDRCTSGDVDALLVMMRNIQSTYVEVRPVPRLAFWLASSLPCLLLSAIYPLVSVPHTSGSLSARPTSCVSPWSSPCSFLSDLFPRRPPRASPAPSAGACLSLFDGRIATRAHFSRPRSDLPPPQEKPAFLHRPRGVSASPVHATQTNGKSSPSLSSSSLSAGELPASRPASRASAAEGSSACSSPSGRNGVAMSTRPPDACTEERKRAEERNGEREEKREGKAEKEEEERAEEGEGREGEEEREKGAEARALRCIAEETRCTEDNMACAAAQRIERGEARGSASLPGGKTDEDGGPRGANRGDGAGEGNLPWREKTRERREATARVCTPEVVDLCDDETGERLQREGRATGAKRRRSGPRENSVEERREERRRRGQVAVDVSSGKRTHGGEKRKECGGDSVQLESSGSSSASRRSRSPLVSQLSMVVVGTSSEAGERKRQRTDFGFDSMSQTSSLVSRALSTRSDSFCSTVPLSGPWSPWSSPSPACLSPDLSPSPLGSVASVQDITSSSSRIASFAEDEQATDVSEDREQNRVEKQSVFVYEVEDREARESNPESACREEGQKRLLSVPASRQVRCRDNAGSVRMHRDRSVANVAFSPQVLFDALRSAHRGTIDMEVLRKFRNEAASVSPVLRQMKETNARLARAVQLIKERRQKAAKAREE from the exons ATGGGAGAGAAGCTACCGCAGTCTGGGTGGATACGAGAGGTGACTGAGCACCTTCTCTTGATCGAAACGCGAAACAGACTTCTCTTCGAGGCAACGCAAGCTCTCTCGTCGGAcgaggaacaagaagaatGCGGCTGGCGAAAAGAGAGCGGCGATagaggagaaggggagaacgCGGCGAACGAAGCTGCGGCAGGCATGCGAagggaaaacggagagagagacggagtcCAGAGCCACAGAGTGGAGGGGGGAAACGGAAGCAAAGACGCGGTCGACAGGAAGAAGGCCGACTCGGAAACTGGATTGCCGACGACAGCGCAGATCGCAGAAAGAGGTTCTTTCCGATCCAGGCGACAGGCGGAGGTTTCTCTCAGCTCGTCTCTCATGCAGCAACCAAACCGCAACTCTTCAGCCTCTCCGAACGGCTTCCACCCCCCGCGTTCCTcaacttcttcctcggcctgCGTAGCACCCTCCCATCCGTTTTCGTCGTCGCCGTGTGACTTCTGGTCGCGATCAAACTGCCATGATCTGCAGATGGCGCATCTGTCTGCGGATTTAAGAGACATGGACTTCTTCCCCTGCAGGTTGTTAGCTGTGAAGAAGCATGCGACTCGGACAgatgttcttctcctgctgctcACTGACGGCGTCTCAACTGTTCTTGCGGCTCTGAAACCCCCGTCTCCAAGTCCGGctgtcctttcttcctcgttctctccaccTCGGCCGGCGTCTTCAGTGCCTGCCGCTTCGTCGTCTGTACACCTACCTTatgcttcttccttcccccgTCCTCAAGGTTCCggcagttctctctcttcttctctttcttctggtCCTGCTGCTTGCAAGGCAAGAAACCGAGCGAGCCGGCGCAGCGTTGGACGGCGTCGCCACAGGGCTGCTTCCCGCTCGACTCTCTGCCCGGGTGTTGCGCCGACAGtcggagaaaggaaaagtggagacaaaccgagtgaagagaggaagagcggaggagacagcaggaacAGGGGcacagaagagggagaacgaaggcgaggaagagaagctgcagatgGAGGAACGCTAGTGACGGCTGAcaagggagacaaagaagctgagggaagagcgagaacggcaggagagagacagagagaagcattGTTCACACGACCACAGACAGTCGCCGGTTCTGAGGACGGTGGTGGGCGCTACATGAAAGCTCACAACCTGCAGAAGGTCgcaggagaagggagacaggacgCGAGGCAGGTGGAGGCGGAGACTCTGTGGTGCCAGTTAATTGAGAAACACTGGGCCAGCACAGGGGCGCCCTGGGATCGCTGCACATCTGGGGATGTTGACGCTTTACTGGTGATGATGCGAAACATACAAA GCACTTACGTCGAAGTTCGACCCGTTCCTCGACTCGCCTTCTGGCtggcgtcttcgcttccctgccttctcctttcgGCAATTTatcctctcgtctccgttcCGCATACTTCTGGAAGCCTCTCGGCTCGACCGAcgtcctgcgtctctccttggTCGTCTCCGTGTTCCTTCCTGTCGGATCTCTTCCCTCGTCGGCCTCcccgcgcgtctcctgctccttccgcgggcgcctgtctgtctctcttcgatGGTCGCATCGCGACGAGAGCTCATTTCTCGCGTCCGCGATCGGACCTTCCTCCCCCGCAGGAGAAACCTGCTTTTTTGCATCGTCCTCGGGGTGTGTCTGCCTCGCCTGTTCACGCAACGCAGACAAACGGCaagtcttctccttcgctctcgtcttctaGTCTCTCGGCTGGCGAGCTCCCAGCTTCTCGGCctgcttctcgcgcctctgcgGCAGAAGGCTCTTCCGCCTGCTCTTCGCCGTCGGGGAGAAATGGAGTGGCGATGTCAACTCGGCCtccagacgcatgcaccgaggaaaggaagagagcagaagagcgaaacggagaacgagaagaaaagagagaaggaaaggcagagaaagaagaagaagagagagcagaagaaggagaagggagggaaggagaagaagagagagaaaaaggagcagaagcgagagctCTTCGTTGCATcgcggaggagacgcggtGCACAGAGGACAACATGGCTTGCGCAGCGGCGCAGAGGATCGAGCGAGGGGAGGCCAGAGGCAGTGCGTCGTTGCCCGGGGGAAAAACAGACGAGGACGGTGGCCCTCGAGGCGCGAACAGGGGCGATGGCGCAGGAGAGGGAAATTTACcttggagagagaagacgagagagagaagagaggcgacggcgcgTGTCTGTACACCAGAAGTCGTGGACCTGTGCGACgacgaaacaggagaaagactgcagagggaaggaagagcgacaggaGCAAAGCGTCGGAGATCTGggccgagagaaaacagtgtcgaggaaagaagagaagagaggcgaagacgagggcaGGTTGCCGTTGATGTTTCATCAGGAAAACGGACGCAcggtggagaaaaaaggaaagagtgTGGAGGCGATTCTGTTCAACTGGAGTCGAGTGGTTCGTCTTCAGCCTCCAGGCGTTCTCGTTCTCCGCTGGTGTCTCAACTTTCAATGGTCGTCGTGGGGACCAGCAGCGAGGctggcgagagaaagagacagaggacggATTTCGGTTTTGATTCCATGTCTCagacttcctctctcgtttccagAGCTCTCTCGACGCGCTCCGACTCGTTCTGCTCCACGGTGCCTCTTTCAGGTCCCTGGTCACCTTGGTCTTCACCGTCTCCTGCGTGTCTTTCGCCTgatctctctccttcgccccTGGGTTCCGTTGCTTCAGTTCAAGACATCACGAGTTCTTCGTCGCGCATCGCCTCGTTCGCCGAAGATGAACAGGCGACAGACGTTTCTGAAGACAGGGAACAGAATCGCGTGGAGAAACAGTCTGTGTTCGTCTACGAAGTGGAAGACAGGGAGGCGCGTGAGTCGAATCCCGAGTCtgcctgcagagaggaagggcagAAGAGACTGCTCAGCGTTCCGGCTTCGCGGCAAGTCAGGTGTAGAGACAACGCAGGTTCGGTTAGAATGCACAGAGATCGCAGCGTCGcaaacgtcgcgttttctccgcaAGTTCTGTTTGACGCTTTGCGTTCTGCACATCGAGGCACGATCGACATGGAAGTGCTGAGGAAATTCAGAAACGAagctgcctctgtgtctccggtTTTGAGACAAatgaaggaaacgaacgccCGATTAGCTCGTGCAGTCCAGCTAAtcaaagagagacgacagaaagcagcgaaagCCAGAGAGGAatga
- a CDS encoding hypothetical protein (encoded by transcript TGME49_312160), producing the protein MKLLLCDNHRPSILPCARRGSFCRVDFSANAFLGTNEVLSCSFWHPGRPDRFSLPTETAFARLSENKMLSQATAGAARALLRPVCWARAPGVSHSFQSLRNRFFSSNSTGAVDNTVQMLVAKPRPTQYQTEICNQATNVQPGVEKDPTKGIIAMCVLLFAVPCIHTKLELSKYYSEHGHRYETGWNVFHYDSAKNTYLS; encoded by the exons ATGAAACTTCTGCTGTGCGACAACCACCGTCCCTCCATTTTGCCCTGTGCGCGACGCGGGAGTTTCTGCCGCGTCGATTTCTCTGCAAACGCGTTCCTCGGGACAAACGAGGTCCTATCCTGCAGTTTCTGGCATCCCGGAAGGCCAGATAGATTTTCACTTCCGACCGAAACTGCGTTTGCCCGTCTTTCTGAGAACAAGATGCTATCTCAAGCCACAGCGGGAGCTGCTCGGGCGCTTCTGCGTCCTGTCTGTTGGGCACGAGCGCCGGGCGTTTCGCATTCTTTCCAAAGTCTGAGGAACCGATTTTTTAGTAGCAACAGCACTGGCGCAGTTGACAACACTGTGCAGATGCTCGTTGCGAAGCCGCGACCGACTCAGTACCAAACTGAAATCTGTAACCAGGCGACGAATGTGCAGCCCGGAGTCGAAAAAGATCCGACCAAGGGCATCATCGCGATGTGCgtgctcctcttcgccgtACCCTGCATTCACACGAAGCTTGAACTCAGCAAATACTACAGCGAA CATGGCCACCGCTACGAGACTGGCTGGAACGTGTTCCACTACGATTCCGCAAAGAACACCTATTTGTCGTGA